TCAACTGATATGGTGCTCTAGGGATGGCATATTTATCACCTATCTTAATAGGAATTAAATTATGATGCACATTCATCTCCTTCAAATCCTTTCGAGCTTTCAAGGTGTCTTTTGTCTTATTAGGAATGTCAAGTATTGTTCCTAATATACTGTCACAAATGTTCTTTTCAATATGCATGACATCTAAGTTGTGTCTTATCAAAAGCTTACTCCAATAAGGAAGTCTAAAGAAGATGCTCAACTTCTTCCATTGGTCAAACAAGTATCTATCAATTCTCTTTCGCTTCTTCCCAAAAATCACATTGGGGACACCATCAAATGCCTCTAATATCTCATCCCCTGACAAAGGAATCGGAGGTGGTCGTCTCTCCTTTTCCCCATCAAAAGATTTCTTGTCATTTCTCCACCTATGATCGGGTTCCAAGAACATACGAGTACCTTTAAAGCATTCCTTCGATCCATACTTTAACCGCTTGTGCCAAGTATTCTTATGACATGATGGGCAAGCAAGTTTACCACAAGTACTCCAACCAGACAGATTTCCATATGCCGGAAAATCACTCATAGTCCACAATAGCGCTGCCTTCATATTAAAATTTTGGCGACTATGTGAATCATAAGTTTTCACCCCAACTTCCCACAAATCTTGAAGCTCATCAATCAACGGCTCCAAGAACACATCTATATCATTTCCAGGGGACTTTGGACCAGGAATTAAGAGTGATAGCATGATGTATGGACTTGCCATACACATCCATGGTGGGAGATTATATGGCACTAGAAAGACTGGCCATATGCTGTACTTAGTGCCTAAATGTGCACCAGGATTGAAACCATCAGTTGAAAGACCTAATCTCACATTACGTGGATCGGCTGCAAAATcaggaaatgaatcatcaagCTTCTCCCATGCCTTTGAATCAGATGGATGCCTTAATATGTCCTTATCAACTCTTTTCCTATCCTTATGCCATCTCATATGCTTAGCAATTTTTGAAGACATAAAAAGCCTTTGAAGCCTAGGCACTAAAGGAAAATGGCGAAGAACTAGACGAGGTATTCTAGGAAGCCGTTGTGAGGTCCCTTGAGATTCCGAAAATGTGACACTATCATCAAATTCACCACTGCCTTCTTTCCATCTGGACTCCTCACAAATAGGGCATGAATCGGCATTTTCATACTCCTTTCTATAAAGAATGCAATGATTCACACAAGCATGGATCTTCACATAATTCAACCCAAGATCTTTTGTGTACTTCTGGGCTTCACGGGAGCTCTTTGGAAATTTTGGATCATAATTGAAGGCCTTTTGTAATGCATTAAGGAGCAGACTAAATGACTTCTCAGGCCAATGTCCACTAACCTTAATATGTAAGAGAGTTACGATGAACTCCAACCTTGAAAAGGTTTTACAACCCGAGAATAATTCTTCTTCTGCATCTTTCATCAACCTATGAAATTTATCAGGAATCTCAGCACgatcctcttcttcttcctcattcAAATTCTCGGGCACTACATTTGTGGCATCATGCACCAAAGCTGCCATCTCCTCTGATACGAGAGGATCTTCATCATCAAACCAATCGCCTTCCTCCTCGGACATTTTCATGTTTCCCATGTCTAGGGATTGTTCTTCTCCATGGAATATCCAAGGATTGTAGTCAGGCTCTATTCCTACTCGGAAAAGATGGGCACGCATTGTCTCTCTATCATGGTCGATATAATTTCGACACTTCAAACAAGGACACCTTTTCTTAGCCCCAGTATTAGGGATTGTGTCCTTGAAAGCAAATTCGAGAAAACTTTTAACACCATTTCGGTAAGTTGGTTGTAGCCGATTGCTCAACCCTTGAATATGCATCCAACTCCTATCATTATCCATGCTATCTAGCAAAAGATTGGAAATAATTATAGGGGTGGGGAGGCACAATCATTTTCACCTATCCACTTCAATTTTCATTAACTAGtgataaaatattttttatcaCTAGTTAATGAAAAAAACTGGAAGCATGTGTATAATAAGATCGCATATTATAAAAAAATCTGAATTGTTTGCTAAATTTTTTATCACTAGATTCAGAAACTTTAGCTGATCTGAATTGTTTGCTAAATTTTGAGAAATAGGGTCTCAAGAGTCAAGACATATGATTTGATCCAAGTATTAACGTTACCAGAAaacaaaatcaaccaaatccaaaCACATGTTCATCAGGAATGCCAGAATGCCATGATTCACTGGCAAAGCTATAAGGAAAAAATGTTTGCACTACAATACAGGAAAATACAGACAGCTAGTCTTTCCCTTAATAAAGGAACACAAAGTTTTAAATGTTATAATTGGGATGCAGATCAGAGTGTCAGACCCAAACACCAACCACAAAAAAAAGAAGCGGGGGACCGACAATAGAACCTAATTTTAGCTTGAACTTCTGGAGTTAGCAAAGTCTGCATATTACCTACATTAGCAAAGTTGGACATACTATAGAGCAGAGTAAAACCATATTTGATCATTATACTACACTCTAAATCCTAAAaccatgaaaataataaattaaaaaactaaACTGCACTTATTAGCAATTGACAAAAACTACTATTTATCAGGTCAACTACTATAAAAAAAACTGATATACATCAGGCATactgaaaattaaaagataTGAACACTGTATTGAATCTCatattgtttttatgggacatTTCTTCTGTTGGACGTTGTCACTAATCATATTGAATACTGACAGCTACAGAAGTACTCTAACAGATAATTTACGCCACCGTTAATTCAAATTCCTATTCACAAGTTCCTGTCCACAAGGGAGCTAACCTTTAATTCTTAAAGTCATGGGTTCCTAGCATTCTGAAAGTAGCGATAACTCTGATCTGTTTGGTTGTTGGTGAAGCAAATACCTCAAATCATAATGACAGTCATAATTAAAGAAGAGAAACCCCTCAAACTTCTAACTCTTTTGAGGTATTCACATCATCTGGGACCGTGAAGAACTCAAACATAACACATAACCTAATAATGCAGTCATAGACAAAATGTTATCATAAACAACTAAAACTTCAATTACATTTATAAGTACATAACGTCATAATCTGTCAGGATCTTATAACATTACAGAAGAAAGATTAATTCTCCCACTTAGCTGATTAACTATTTGATTATTTAACAAACAAATGTTATAACTCTTCCATTAGTTTAACATAATTACAGGTAAAATGAAAGGAGAACAATAAAAGGGATATCCATTTAAATAGCATTACCTTTCTCAAATTCAAAAGCAAGATCAAAGCCTAATTCCGAACAAATTAAATTTCCCATGGATTCAATTTAATCAAATTCAATTGAATCAAACTGAAGTAACagaaatataaacaaaattaaaacatgaaatTGATGATTTTGGAGAGAGTAAAAACCTTCTCAGAGTACTGACAGGGAACGCAAGGACCAGAAGGAGAGCACTCAAAAATAGTTTCCGACGCCctattccttcttcttcttcgtttTTTCTCTACTACATACAACaacaaatcataaacaatatgACACCAGTTACTGTACAAATCCTAATTCGTCACTTAGGTTTAAAATTCAAATACCagctcacaaaaaaaaaaacgcaaACAGAGAAGAGGTTGAACAAATACGATACCAGACGAACTTCAGGGGAACTTCAGATAGGCGACCTCAACAAAATTTCAGGCAAACTCTACCAAATTTCAAGCGAACCAAAATGCATAATATTAGGGTTTATGACCAGCGAATTGAAGATTGAGAAGGATTGAGAAAGCTAAATTAGAGATTTTGGGGGAGAGAAAGAGCTTCTAAATTGCAGATTTAGGGAGAGAGAAAGCTGAAGATAGGGAAATCAAATTTCATTTTGGGATTCTTGCGAATAGAAACTAGGAGAAGTTTTGGCAGAGTGTTTGAAGTTAGGGTGGAGCACTGGTGCGTTCCTGGAGTtaattcttttgttttgtttattttttaaaaaataattgatcaaagagggcgaaacaGAAAAGTCGCCCTTCTATTACTTCTCAAAGAAGGCAAAATAACATTTCGCCCTCTTTGTTTTTATCAAAGACGACGACATTATTTTGCCGTGTTTGCCCTTTTATACAAGGACGACTTTTTTCGCGCCTTTCCATTTACAAAATAATCGCCCTCGTTGATACTGATTCTTGTAGTGACTAGGCCCTTACCCCCGGCTAAAATCTTGCTTAAATATCGGCTTAGATCGGAACATCTTTTATTTAGAGGTACTAATTGCTTGttggtttagtggtgattggggctggaCTTGATAGAaagaacccgtgttcgatcccccatgAGCAACAACAATTGAGAGGCGATTGAAACTTAACCACCCATAACTCGCCTCGAATCCGGATTAACCCTAAGGATGAACCATTGTTGTACAATTCTTGTTAATATAATCAATGataaaatacaattttgttatattattCGGCTCCATCAAAACTTCCGCAAATTTCTATCATGGTATTAGAGCCGGAAAAGTGATTACGACAAAACTGAAGAGCGAAGACCCAAGACATGAAGGGTTACAAGATTTGAAGAAAGTATGGAACATAGCAAGAGAAGAAAAGGTAAGTGCTAAGTCTAAATTTTGTTAAAGTAGATAACAAAGATAGAAGAGAAATTTATGGAAGAAAATGGAGAAAAATAAAAGTTgatgataaaaataaaaataaaaggatggaatgaaaaaaaattgaacaagaaAATAGGTTTTTGAAAAAGAAAGTATTCGAAAGATGCTAATGACAAGGGCATTAGTAAGTAGGTTggtgaaaaaaaaattcacaaagaGAATTTTGGAGTTTGCTAATGACACGAGAGAAAAATTTGGAGAAACAAATGACAATGGAGAAAATGAAGAAGATAATTTTGAAGCTTGCTAATGACAAGAGCATTAGTGAGATGGTTGGTGACATGATCGAGCACCAATAACaacataaaaattgaagaaaaaattCAGGAGATGACTGGTGACATGTGCACTAGTGGGATAACTGGTAACATGGATACCAACGAGAAAATGATCAAGACTAATAAAATGTATAGAGAAGATGGAGGTTGGTAACACGGGTGCCAACATTAATGAAACTCGAGCATTCATGTCGATTGGTGGTTGGTGACAAGTGCATTAACGAGATTTTcgaaatatgaaatatttttaatgtacaagatttttctagattaaggGGGGGAGTGTTAGAGGTTACTCTAGAAAAATCTACATGAGTAATGAAAAATCAAGTGATGATGTATCTAGAAGCATCTAGGACATGTGATGTGGAATGATGTAACATTAGATaagtgtagaaaaatctagaaagtAGGATACACAAACTATAAATAAGTAGTGGGCTAATCAAGAGAGCTCCtacaaaaatattaatattgttgtacaattcTTGTTAATATAATCAATGataaaatacaattttgttatattattcggctccatcaaaacttccgcgtgcgtcctcaaatttctatcaggTGCTAGCACCAAAACTAAACTAGTTTTCTTTTTGGATCGGACAACGTCCCGAGTAATTGCATCATTAACAAATTTACAGTTTTGTGTTTGAATACGGTCATCaaatcattttcatttatttatatttCATTTAAAGAATCACATGT
This Spinacia oleracea cultivar Varoflay chromosome 6, BTI_SOV_V1, whole genome shotgun sequence DNA region includes the following protein-coding sequences:
- the LOC130463149 gene encoding uncharacterized protein codes for the protein MDNDRSWMHIQGLSNRLQPTYRNGVKSFLEFAFKDTIPNTGAKKRCPCLKCRNYIDHDRETMRAHLFRVGIEPDYNPWIFHGEEQSLDMGNMKMSEEEGDWFDDEDPLVSEEMAALVHDATNVVPENLNEEEEEDRAEIPDKFHRLMKDAEEELFSGCKTFSRLEFIVTLLHIKVSGHWPEKSFSLLLNALQKAFNYDPKFPKSSREAQKYTKDLGLNYVKIHACVNHCILYRKEYENADSCPICEESRWKEGSGEFDDSVTFSESQGTSQRLPRIPRLVLRHFPLVPRLQRLFMSSKIAKHMRWHKDRKRVDKDILRHPSDSKAWEKLDDSFPDFAADPRNVRLGLSTDGFNPGAHLGTKYSIWPVFLVPYNLPPWMCMASPYIMLSLLIPGPKSPGNDIDVFLEPLIDELQDLWEVGVKTYDSHSRQNFNMKAALLWTMSDFPAYGNLSGWSTCGKLACPSCHKNTWHKRLKYGSKECFKGTRMFLEPDHRWRNDKKSFDGEKERRPPPIPLSGDEILEAFDGVPNVIFGKKRKRIDRYLFDQWKKLSIFFRLPYWSKLLIRHNLDVMHIEKNICDSILGTILDIPNKTKDTLKARKDLKEMNVHHNLIPIKIGDKYAIPRAPYQLTSIERRKVLEFLSKVKVPDGYSSNIARCASMEDGKISNMKSHDCHVFLQDLLKPAFQGILPKEVLEPLVELSLFFKQLCSKTLKIDVLEKMEKSIAVTLCKLEKVFVPAFFDIMVHLPIHLAGEAKIAGPVQYRWQYRFEREMHTMKPTVSNKAQPEGSIANARIMEECLAFISRYLNGIETKFNRMSRNDMDMQESLLFKLSVFQKKGNPLGKRTFKQLSFLDWKQAQLEYTTIHGPKPSLVDWFQSQIWKLYKERDPRVTAELLSLSRGPSKSVKSYQGYYVNGYRFHTKKRQRRRKTQNSGVVVKGDEESGEKDFFGVLKEVIELEYDAPNNGDKEPIVVLFRCVWFDVYREGRGIKRDKFGGISLNFKKFLGTNEPFAMASQVGQVYYVRVHNEPDWRTPIKTVPRNFYNFPIVEAYDSDDEQDDVDVGIPNAVGDDGDDDVILPRNDVSPELVNATEFESGEDEILNEEEEEDSEQDEESELEDDEEEDIPEGLYDLDSSSE